In Pseudomonas abieticivorans, the genomic window AGCACCTGGCGGATCGCATCGATCACCACCTTGTGGTTGTGACCCAGCGCCAGGGTGCCAGCCCCGGCCAGGCAGTCGATGAACACCCGCCCTTCGACGTCTTCGACATGGATGCCGCGGCCGCGCTTGAGCGCCAGGGGAATGCGCCGCGGGTAGCTGCGTGCGTTGGACTCCTGCAACTTTTGCCGGGCCAGGATCGGGTTGTCCTCGAACTGGTAGTCCTTGTCTTCGTCGTGGCGGATGCTTGGGTTTTCGGCCAACACAGTGCTCATCATCGTGCTCCTTGAAAAGAGATAAAGCCGAGGGTTTGGAAGTTCATTACAAGGCCTCCAACTGCGCCATCAGGTCGTCCAGCCGGCTGGCCTTTTGTTCGGTGAGGGCGCTGCCGCCCAGGCCTTCGATGTGTGCGGCCAGTGCCTGCACTGTGCTGCACTCGAACATCGCCCGCAGGGGCACGCTGCGCTGCAGCGCGTGCTGCACCCGCGAGGCGATCTGGGTGGCCAACAGCGAATGGCCGCCCAGGTCGAAGAAGTTGTCGGTGACGCCCACGCGCTCCACGCCCAGCACCTCGCTCCAGATGCGCGCCAGGGTGGTTTCCAGTTCGCTGCTTGGCGCCTGGTACTGCTGCGCGGCGCTAAATTCCAGGGCCGGCAGGGCCTTGCGGTCCAGCTTGCCGTTGGCGTTGAGGGGCAATTGCGCCAGTGCCTGCCAGTGGCGCGGCACCATGTACTCGGGCAAGGTTTGGCCCAGGTGACGCTTGATCGCCTCGAAGTCCGCAGGCGTGTCACTGACCACGTAACCCACCAGGTATTGGCCGGCGGCGGCGTTCTGCGCGGCCACGGCGGCGTCACGCACCTGCGGCCATTCGCGCAGGCGCGCTTCGATCTCGCCCAGCTCGATGCGGTAGCCACGGATCTTGACCTGGTGATCGACCCGGCCCACGTACTCCAGCACGCCATCGCCACGGCGCCGCGCCAGATCGCCGCTGCGGTACAGACGCTCACCGGCAGCGCCCAGGGGGTTGGGCAAGTAGCTCGCCGCCGTGCGGGCCGGGTCGCCCAGGTAACCGCGCCCGACACCGGTGCCGGCGATAAATAGTTCGGCATCGGCCAGCAACGGCACCGGTTGCAGGTCATCGCCCAGCAGGTACAGCCGGTTGTTGTCGGTGGGCGTGCCGATCGGCAGGTAGCTGCCAGTGGTGGCGGTTTCGTCGACCGGGAACAACGCCACGTCGTCGGAGCATTCGGCCGGCCCGTAGGCGTTCACCAACGTGATATGCGGGTAACGCTGCAGCCATTGACGGGCCAACGCAGGGGGCATGGCTTCGCCGGTGGGCAACAGCCAACGCAAGCTCGCCAACGGCGCGGTGGCCTCGGCCAACAAGCCTTGGATCAGTGACGGCACGCTTTCCAGCACTGTGATGCCGGTGTCGCTTACATGGCGCAGCAAGGCGGCCGGGTCATGGGCGATGGCGTCGGGAACGATCTCGACCCGCGCCCCGCACAAGGCTGCGGCGAGGAATTGCCACACCGAGATATCGAAGCTTTGCGAAGCGGTCTGGGCGATCACGCTGTGTTCGTCCAAGGCTAGGTACGGTACCTTGCTCAGCTGGTTATTGAGCATGCCGGCCTGCTGCACTGCCACGCCCTTGGGCACGCCGGTGGAGCCGGAGGTGTAGATCACGTAGGCCAGGTGCTGGCCAGTCACGCGGATGCCGGGGGCCGTGCCTGGTCCTGCGCCCTGTTGTACGTCATCCCACACCAGCAGCTCAGGCTTGCCTGTGCCACAGCCCAACTCTTGCAGCAAGTGGGTGGCCTGCTCGCGGCAAGCGGCGCTGCACACCAACACCGGCGTTGCACTGGCCTGCAGGATGGTGGCCAGGCGTTGTTGCGGGTGGGCCGGGTCCAACGGCACGTAGCCGGCGCCCGCCTTGAGGCTGCCGACGATCATGCCCAACAGCGGCAGGCCACGCTCGGCCAGCAGGGCCACCGGTTGATCGGGCTGCACGCCGGCGGCCAGCAAGGCATGGGCCAGGCGATTGGCACGCTGGTCGAGCTCGCCATAGCGCCATTGCTCGCCCTGGCAGGCAGCGGCGACGCGCTCTGGGTGGGCGGCTACCCGCGCTTCGAACAGCGGCACATAGCCCTGCTGCAAGGGGTACTCGCGAGCGCTGCGGTTGCAATCTTCCAGCAGGAACTGGCGCTCCTCTTCTGCCAACAACGGCAAAGCGTTGACCGGTTGCTCGAAGCCGTCGGCCAAGGCCAGCAGCAGGCGTTGGAAGTCACCCAGCAAGCGCTCGATGGTGGCGTGGTCAAAGAAGCGTTTGTCGTAAGACAGGTGCAGGCCCAGGTCGTCGCCTGGGTAGCAGACCACGGTAAGCGGGTAGTTGGTGTGGGTGCGGCCGGAACCGGAGCGGGCGTTCAAGCCCTCGGCGCCTTCCAGCACGGTGGCGTCCACCGGGGCGTTTTCGAACACGAACAGGCTGTCGAACAGCGGCTGGCCCTTAGGCAGTTCGCTGCATTCCTGGATGCTGACCAGCGGCAAATGCTCGTGCTCGCGCAGTTCCAGGTTGCCTTCGAACAACTGCTGCAACCACTGGCGCACGCTGGTGGTGTGCCCCACGTCTGGCAGCGACACCCGCAGCGGGATGCTGTTGATGAACAGCCCCACGCAGTGTTGCATCTGCGGCAGGCTGGCCGGGCGGCCGGCCACGGTCACGCCGAACAGCACGTCACGCTCACCGCTGTAGCGGCGCAGCACCAAGGCCCAGGCCGCCTGGGCAAACGTGTTGAGGGTCAACTGATGAGCTTGGGCCAGTTCGCGCAACCGCGCGCCCTGCTCAGGGCGCAGGCGGCTGTGCACGTCACCCACCTGCATGCCGCCGTTGTCGTGCAAGATCGGCCGGTCGCTGGGGATGAAGGTGGGACGGGCAAACCCGGCCAGCGCCTGGCGCCAGTAGTGTTGCGAGGCCTCCAGGCCCTGGTGATGCAACCAGGCAATGAACTCGCGGTAGCGTGGCGGGGTCGCCAGCTTGGCCTGCGTGCCCTGTTCCAGCGCCTTATAGATCGCCAAAAAGTCGCCCATCATGATCGACCGGCACCAGGCATCGATGAGGATGTGGTGGTTGCTCATGATGAACCAGTGTTGCTCGGGCGCCAGGCGAATCAGGCGCAGGTGCAGCGGTGGCCGCTCCAGCAGGTTGAAGCCGGCCAGGCGCTCGGTTTCCAGCAACGCTTGCAGGCGTTCTTCGTGCTGCTCGGGCGGCAGCGCGCTCCAGTCCAGGAACTCCACGCCGTCGCCGTCGCCCCGGTGAATGATCTGCAGCATCTGCTCGCCGGCACTCCAGCAGAACGACGCGCGCAGGGCTTCGTGGCGGGCCACCACGGCACGCCAGGCGCGCTCGAAACGCGGCACGTCCAGGGCGCTGTCGATGCTGTAGCGGTCTTGCATGAAGTAGATGCCGGTGCCCGGCTCCAGCAGGGTGTGCAGCAGCAGGCCCTCCTGCATCGGGGTCAGCGGGTACACGTCGTCAATGGCGCTAAATGCCAGCGGCAGGGCGTCCAGTTGCGCCTGTTCAAGCCGCGCCAGGGGGAAGTCCGACGGCGTGATGCCGCCGCTGGCCGGTTGCAGGCAGTGCTCGATCAGGGCCTGCAAGGTGCCCTGGTAGTCCTGGGCCAGGCGCTCGATGGTGGCGGCCTTGAAGCGTTTTGCGCTGAAGGTCCAGCGTAAGGTCAGCTCGCCGCCGTACACCTGGCCGTCCACGCTGAGCCAGTTAGGCAGCGCGGCATCGGCGGCGTGCTGGGCACCGCCCTGCTCCGCCAGTGGACGCAACCAGGCACCCTCGGCAAAGCCCTGGTCGAACTGGCCCAGGTAGTTGAAGGTGATGCGCGCATGCGGCAGTGCCGCCATGGCGGCGCGGTGGCCGTCGTCGGCCAGGTAACTGAGCACGCCATGGCCCAGGCCCTTGTGCGGCACGCCGCGCAATTGCTCCTTGATCGCCTTCAGGCTGTCGGCCAGGTGCTCGGCCGGGGTCAGGTGCAAGGGATAGGCACTGGTAAACCACCCCACGCTGCGGCTCAGGTCCAGGTCGTCGAACAACTCTTCGCGGCCGTGGCCTTCCAGTTGCACCAGCGCCGAGGCCTGCCCGGTCCAGGCACACAGGGTATGCGCCAGGGCGGTGAGCAGTAGGTCTTCGACCCGCGCGCGATAGGCCTGGGGCGCCTGTTGCAGCAATTGGCGGGTGGCCTCGGCGCCCAGGCTCAGGCTGATGCTGCGCGCATCGCGCTCAAGGTTGGGGGCAGCGCTGAAATCGCAGGGCAAGTCACCTTGGGCGCCGTGCAACTGCGCCTGCCACCAGCCCAGTTCTTCGCGCAGTGATTCACTGCCGGCATAGGCCTGCAGCCGCTCGGCCCAGTCGCGCACCGCGCTGGTCTTGGCCGGCAGCGTGGTCGGCTGGCCCTGTTCGAGCTGGCGATAAAGGCTGTGCAGGTCTTCCAGCAGCACGCGCCAGGACACACCGTCCACAGCCAGGTGATGGATCACCAGCAACAACCGATCCGGCGTGCCGGGCACCAGCACGGCACGCAACAGCGGGCCGTGGGTCAGGTCCAGGCTTTGCTGGGCTTGCTCGAACAGCGCCAGGCGCTCGGCCTCGGTATTTGCGCTGCGCACCCACAGCAGGGTTTGGCTGGCGCCCACCGGAAGGTATCTAGCCCCCTGGTCAAAGCTCAGGCGCAAGGCATCGTGATGGGCGACCAATGCCTGCAAGGCTTGCTCCAGCAGGTCGGCCTGCAAGGCCTGCTCGGCGCCCAGCAGCAGCGACTGGTTCCAGTGCTGCGGCGCAGGCAGGTCCTGTTCGAAGAACCAGTGCTGGATCGGCGTCAGCGCGCTGGCACCCGTCACCGGGCCCTGGTCGATGCTGTGCCGCTCGGTCAGTTGCGCGGCTGCCGCCAGGGTACGCACGCTCTGGTGCTGGAACAGGTCTTTGGCACTGAAATGGATGCCGGCCTGGCGGGCGCGGCTGACCACCTGGATCGACAGTATGGAGTCGCCGCCCAAGGCAAAGAAGTTGTCGTCGATGCCCACCTGCGCCACGCCCAATACGCCTTGCCAGACATCGGCCAGGCCTTGCTCGATGGGGTTGGTGGGGGCCTGGTAGGCCTCTTGCAACGCGCCAGGTTCCGGGGCCGGTAACGCCCGGCGGTCGAGCTTGCCGTTGGCGGTCAAGGGGAATTGTTCGAGCAAGACTAAATGCGCCGGCACCATGTGCTCCGGCAGGCCGGCGTGCAGGTGGGCCTTGAGCTGCTCGCGCAGCGTGCTTTCCGGCAGCTGATTTTCAGCCAACAGGTACGCCACCAGTTGCTTGCCGCTCGGGCCGTCCAGGGCCACCACCACGGCTTCACGCACCTGCTGATGGGCCAGCAGGCGTGCTTCGATTTCGCCCAGCTCGATGCGGAAACCCCGCACCTTGACCTGGTGATCGATACGGCCCAGGTATTCGAACAAACCGTCGGCGTTCTGCCGCACCAGGTCGCCGGTGCGGTACAGCCGCCCGCCATCGTGGCCGAAGGGATCCGCGACAAAGCGTTCGGCACTGAGCCCCGCACGGCCGTGGTACCCACGGGCCAGGCCGTAGCCGCCGATGTACAGCTCGCCCACGGCGCCTGCGGGCAATTGCGCCAGGTCCGCGTCCAGTACGTACAGCTGGCGCGCCCCCACCACGGCGCCGATGGGTACGTTCAGCGCATCACGGGCCAAGGTGTGTGGCACGGCGCAGGCCAGCGGCATGACCACGGTTTCGGTGGGGCCGTAGGCGTTGAATACCGTGTGCGGGGTAAAGGCTGCATCCAGGGCATGCAGGTGTTCCGGTGTCAGCGCCTCGCCACCGGTGATGCACAGGCGCACCGGCAGTTGCTGGTCGTGGCTGCGCAGCCACTGGGCCAACTGGCCGCCGTAGCTGGGGGTAAAACCGAGCACGTTGATCCGCTGCTCGCGGATCAGCCCGCAGATCGCCTCGGCGTCCCACTGCCCTTGCTCGCGCAACACCACCTGGGCACCAAACAGCAGCGGCACCAGCAGGCGCTCGCTGGCGGCGTCGAAATTAATCGAGTAGAAATGCAATTCACAGTCGGCCGGCGTGGTACCGAACAGCTCGCCCACGGCCTGGCAGTGCATGGCCAGCGGGCCGTGCGCTACGGTCACGCCCTTGGGCAGGCCGGTGGAGCCTGAGGTGTAGATCATGTAGGCCAGGTGCTGCGCCTGGCTGCGCGCAGCCGGGTCGCTGTCTGGGTAATTGACCAGCGCGGCCGCGTCCTGTTCCAGGCTCCACGCCTGTACGCCGGCGGGCACGGTGCCTTGGGCGAACAGTGCTTGATGGCCCAGCAGCACGCTGACGCCGCTGTCCTGGATCATGTAGCGCAAGCGCTCGTGGGGGTATTCGGGGTCCAGCGGCACGTAGGCGCCACCGGCCTTGAGCACGGCCAGCAGGCCCACCACCATATCCACCGAACGGCGCAGCGCCAGACCCACCCGCACTTCCGGGCCCACGCCCATTTCGATCATTCGGTGCGCCAGGCGGTTGGCCTGGGCGTTGAGCTGGGCATAGGTCAGCGACTGCCCGGCACAGGTCACGGCGCGGCCTTGGGGCGTGGCCTGGGCCTGGCGCTGGAACAGTGCGTGAACGGTTTGCGGCTGCGCGGGGGCGGCCTGGCCACGGCCGGCCTCGATCAGCGCCTGGCGCTCGGCCAGGCTCAACAGCGGCAGCTCGCTCAAACAGGCCTCGGGGTCTGCCAGCATGGCGCGCAACAGCTGCTGCCAGTGCTCGGCCATGGCGGCGATGCGCTCGGCGTCGAACAGGTCGGTGCTGTAGGTCAGGCAGCAACGCAGTTGGGCGTCGAAGTCGGTGACTTCCAGGTTCAGGTCGAACTTGGTCGCCTTGGCATCGTTGACCAGGTAGTCCACCTGCAGGCCACCGGCCAGTTGCCGCTGCTGCTGGAACTCCCAGCGCTGCACGTTGCACATTACCTGGAACAATGGGTTCCAGCCGGCACTGCGTTGCGGTTGCAGGGTTTCGACCAAGTGATCGAACGGTACGTCCTGATGGGACTGGCCATCGATCGCCACCTGGCGCACCTGCGCCAGCAGTTCGCTCACGCGCATCTGCCCATTGGGGCGGATGCGCAGCACCTGGGTATTGAGGAAGGCACCGATCAGGCCTTCGCTTTCCGGGCGGATGCGGTTGGCCAGTGGCACGCCAATGCGCAGGTCGTCCTGACCGCTGTAGCGGTACAGCAGCACGGCCAGGGCAGCGGTCATGGTCATGAACAGGGTCAGGCCGCGTTCGCCGTTGAAGCGGTTGACCTGGGCGGCCAAGGCTTCATCCAGCTCGAATCGATGCAGCTCGCCCTGGTGGCTTTGCACGGCCGGGCGTGGGCGGTCGCTGGGCAGCGCCAGCAGCGGTTGCTCACCACCCAGTTGCCCGCGCCAGTAGTCGAGCTGGCGCTGCATTTCGCCGCTTTCCAACCACTGGCGGTGCCAGGCGCTGTAGTCCAGGTATTGCACCGGCAGCGGCGCCAGGGGGGACTCGCGCTCGTCGACAAAGGCTTCGTACAACGCGCCCAGTTCACGGGCGAAGATGTCCATGGCCCAGCCTTCGGTGACGATGTGGTGCAGGGTGATCAGCAAGTGGTGCTCACGCTCACCGCTCTTGACCAGGCACACCCGCAGCAGCGGGCCGTGCTCCAGGTCGAACGGCGCGTGGGCCTGCTGCTCGGCCAGTTGTTCGATGCGCGCCTGGCACTGCGCCGGGCTCTGCTTGGACAGGT contains:
- a CDS encoding non-ribosomal peptide synthase/polyketide synthase: MATSFERPISLAHALMRQANTRADEPALRFLDGQSAEGIVLTYGQLDARARVIAQAMLQRASAGDRALLLLPSGPDYVAAFFGCLYAGVIAVPAYPPESMRPQHLERLLSIIKDAEPSVILTTAPLLPTLRDSAEVTMPGLLAVDELGEPASAWHTHGPAPHDIAFLQYTSGSTATPKGVQVSHANLEANAWLIRQGYAIGENDVIVSWLPLYHDMGLIGGLLQGIYSGVSVVLMSPQYFLERPLRWLDAISRFGGTISGGPDFAYRLCCERIAEGKLAGLDLSHWRVAFSGSELIRQDSLQDFAQRFAGCGFKATAYLASYGLAEATLFVTGSRPGQGIDALALDADQLARDHVGAGQGALLMSCGWPQPEHPLMIIDTTTGEPLGEDRVGEICSSGPSVAHGYWRNPEASAKAFIQRDGQAWLRTGDLGFMHQGQLYVSGRLKDMLIIRGQNLYPQDIERTVETHVGAVRKGRVAVFALQHEGLEAFGVAAEVGRRAQNQQPLAELIELIRASIAEVHRESPVVVALIGPGSLPKTSSGKLQRSACAAQWREGRLPCVAQWRSGAVAASPLATLQEAPSALIARLWCEHLKVDAVQPHASFFSQGGNSIQAIQMIAQLRDELGIDLQLRTLYEAQDLEAFTDAVAALDAPTAQVELRRDQPLAQTSAQSRLWFLWQLNPHSPAYNVPGGLRLRGELDQPALTRAFQALVERHEALRTRFYQQDGLGYQTIDAALNCPLQFDDVSGEQAEPRAKALQEQEAQTPFDLENGPLLRVRLIRLGEQDHLLLVTVHHIIADGWSFAILIDEFARLYADEGVALAPLAMSNADYLAWLQQDLAASDQAPALAYWRATLAGEREPLALPLDYPRSPQPSPAQRLSLNLDSALCQRLQALGNAQGASTFMLLLAAFQVLLHRYTGQNDIRVGVPSANRQHLASHGLLGFFINTQVLRSQVDGRQGFDAFVQTVRTGVLQAQAHQGIDYEQVSAALGDAAGFEVMFNHLQRDTGALRRLPGLFAEELPWHSREAKCDLQLHSEQDEKGRIRLSFDYAVELFDAATVERLAGHFVHLLNQLCAQPSQAVGELALLSEAHTLTLQQWGQNPQPAPTWLLPQRIHHQAQASAGQTALVCGEHTLSHGELERQANHLAQRLRAQGIGPEVRVGVLAERSVQLMVALVAIVKAGGVYVPLDPDFPRERLAYMIQDSAIALLIGQQQVLDSFGVGASLATLALDDVAQGPGADAPPALELHPDNLAYVIYTSGSTGQPKGVGVSHGALAERLQWMLGEYAIDGRDVLLQKASLSFDVSIWECLLPLIAGSRLVLAGPGDHRDPRRLVALVREHGVSVLHFVPPLLQLFVEEPLAEQCHSLRLLFCGGETLPAELCRRVHERLPGVALHNRYGPTESAINVTHWHCTGEPGARVSIGRPLSNVTVEVREGDWQLAPLGARGELLLGGSGLARGYLGQPGLTASRFLPAEGGGRLYRSGDLARWRNDGALEYLGRLDEQVKLRGVRIELEEIRNCLLQQPGVLQAAVILGQGAGGGQLLAYLVVEGEEAPAALATRIRTALQLALPEPMVPAHILRLAALPLGPAGKLDRRALPQPEMAERGYRAPRDKVEQGLAAIWAQVLELPRVGLDDDFFELGGHSLLATRIVSRARQAFAVELPLRSLFESRRLVDFAAWVARAQADGHTDSQGAITLVDRNQRVALSYSQQRMWFLWQLDPQSPAYNVGGMARLRGVLDVECFERALQALIHRHESLRTTFPSQDGKAWQQVSQQSDVVMQCLDLSKQSPAQCQARIEQLAEQQAHAPFDLEHGPLLRVCLVKSGEREHHLLITLHHIVTEGWAMDIFARELGALYEAFVDERESPLAPLPVQYLDYSAWHRQWLESGEMQRQLDYWRGQLGGEQPLLALPSDRPRPAVQSHQGELHRFELDEALAAQVNRFNGERGLTLFMTMTAALAVLLYRYSGQDDLRIGVPLANRIRPESEGLIGAFLNTQVLRIRPNGQMRVSELLAQVRQVAIDGQSHQDVPFDHLVETLQPQRSAGWNPLFQVMCNVQRWEFQQQRQLAGGLQVDYLVNDAKATKFDLNLEVTDFDAQLRCCLTYSTDLFDAERIAAMAEHWQQLLRAMLADPEACLSELPLLSLAERQALIEAGRGQAAPAQPQTVHALFQRQAQATPQGRAVTCAGQSLTYAQLNAQANRLAHRMIEMGVGPEVRVGLALRRSVDMVVGLLAVLKAGGAYVPLDPEYPHERLRYMIQDSGVSVLLGHQALFAQGTVPAGVQAWSLEQDAAALVNYPDSDPAARSQAQHLAYMIYTSGSTGLPKGVTVAHGPLAMHCQAVGELFGTTPADCELHFYSINFDAASERLLVPLLFGAQVVLREQGQWDAEAICGLIREQRINVLGFTPSYGGQLAQWLRSHDQQLPVRLCITGGEALTPEHLHALDAAFTPHTVFNAYGPTETVVMPLACAVPHTLARDALNVPIGAVVGARQLYVLDADLAQLPAGAVGELYIGGYGLARGYHGRAGLSAERFVADPFGHDGGRLYRTGDLVRQNADGLFEYLGRIDHQVKVRGFRIELGEIEARLLAHQQVREAVVVALDGPSGKQLVAYLLAENQLPESTLREQLKAHLHAGLPEHMVPAHLVLLEQFPLTANGKLDRRALPAPEPGALQEAYQAPTNPIEQGLADVWQGVLGVAQVGIDDNFFALGGDSILSIQVVSRARQAGIHFSAKDLFQHQSVRTLAAAAQLTERHSIDQGPVTGASALTPIQHWFFEQDLPAPQHWNQSLLLGAEQALQADLLEQALQALVAHHDALRLSFDQGARYLPVGASQTLLWVRSANTEAERLALFEQAQQSLDLTHGPLLRAVLVPGTPDRLLLVIHHLAVDGVSWRVLLEDLHSLYRQLEQGQPTTLPAKTSAVRDWAERLQAYAGSESLREELGWWQAQLHGAQGDLPCDFSAAPNLERDARSISLSLGAEATRQLLQQAPQAYRARVEDLLLTALAHTLCAWTGQASALVQLEGHGREELFDDLDLSRSVGWFTSAYPLHLTPAEHLADSLKAIKEQLRGVPHKGLGHGVLSYLADDGHRAAMAALPHARITFNYLGQFDQGFAEGAWLRPLAEQGGAQHAADAALPNWLSVDGQVYGGELTLRWTFSAKRFKAATIERLAQDYQGTLQALIEHCLQPASGGITPSDFPLARLEQAQLDALPLAFSAIDDVYPLTPMQEGLLLHTLLEPGTGIYFMQDRYSIDSALDVPRFERAWRAVVARHEALRASFCWSAGEQMLQIIHRGDGDGVEFLDWSALPPEQHEERLQALLETERLAGFNLLERPPLHLRLIRLAPEQHWFIMSNHHILIDAWCRSIMMGDFLAIYKALEQGTQAKLATPPRYREFIAWLHHQGLEASQHYWRQALAGFARPTFIPSDRPILHDNGGMQVGDVHSRLRPEQGARLRELAQAHQLTLNTFAQAAWALVLRRYSGERDVLFGVTVAGRPASLPQMQHCVGLFINSIPLRVSLPDVGHTTSVRQWLQQLFEGNLELREHEHLPLVSIQECSELPKGQPLFDSLFVFENAPVDATVLEGAEGLNARSGSGRTHTNYPLTVVCYPGDDLGLHLSYDKRFFDHATIERLLGDFQRLLLALADGFEQPVNALPLLAEEERQFLLEDCNRSAREYPLQQGYVPLFEARVAAHPERVAAACQGEQWRYGELDQRANRLAHALLAAGVQPDQPVALLAERGLPLLGMIVGSLKAGAGYVPLDPAHPQQRLATILQASATPVLVCSAACREQATHLLQELGCGTGKPELLVWDDVQQGAGPGTAPGIRVTGQHLAYVIYTSGSTGVPKGVAVQQAGMLNNQLSKVPYLALDEHSVIAQTASQSFDISVWQFLAAALCGARVEIVPDAIAHDPAALLRHVSDTGITVLESVPSLIQGLLAEATAPLASLRWLLPTGEAMPPALARQWLQRYPHITLVNAYGPAECSDDVALFPVDETATTGSYLPIGTPTDNNRLYLLGDDLQPVPLLADAELFIAGTGVGRGYLGDPARTAASYLPNPLGAAGERLYRSGDLARRRGDGVLEYVGRVDHQVKIRGYRIELGEIEARLREWPQVRDAAVAAQNAAAGQYLVGYVVSDTPADFEAIKRHLGQTLPEYMVPRHWQALAQLPLNANGKLDRKALPALEFSAAQQYQAPSSELETTLARIWSEVLGVERVGVTDNFFDLGGHSLLATQIASRVQHALQRSVPLRAMFECSTVQALAAHIEGLGGSALTEQKASRLDDLMAQLEAL